From the Brachyhypopomus gauderio isolate BG-103 chromosome 5, BGAUD_0.2, whole genome shotgun sequence genome, one window contains:
- the galk2 gene encoding N-acetylgalactosamine kinase isoform X1 yields the protein MSADGLQLRRLFNVCTVQYISVLMEKNPPNIKVLISADQRLQRLKEAFHVKYEEFPLFYACAPGRVNLIGEHIDYCGYAVLPMAIEQNILAAVSVNNSQTIHLANTDPRYKDFTTSINEVTIDRENPQWYYYFLCGVKGIQEQLSLSPLTGLRCVVDGSIPASSGLSSSSALVCCAGLVTMEANQQSVSKVTLAETCARCERYIGTEGGGMDQSISFLAEEGTAKLIEFNPLRATDVKLPDGAVFVIANSCVEMNKAASSHFNIRVVECRIATKVLGKVRGLDWTGLQKLGELQTELGLSLEKMLGLVEEVLHPEPYSRDEVCKILGITAEYFSTSILSANTQHEVSHFKLYQRARHVYAEAARVLRFKAVCDSAPATAVPELGQLMNQSHASCRDLYECSCPELDQLVDICLQAGAVGSRLTGAGWGGCTVSMVPVERMDSFLRTVKEQYYKPDARRAALLKQSLFTTRPGGGATIFTEE from the exons ATGTCAGCTGATGGACTGCAGTTAAGAAGACTTTTTAATGTGTGCACGGTACAATATATCAGTGTCCTGATGGAAAAGAACCCACCAAATATCAAGGTGCTGATCAGTGCCGACCAAAG ATTACAGAGACTGAAAGAGGCGTTTCATGTAAAATATGAAGAATTCCCTCTCTTCTACGCCTGTGCTCCTGGGAGAGTGAATTTGATAG GAGAACACATTGACTACTGTGGCTATGCTGTCCTCCCCATGGCCATCGAGCAGAATATCCTCGCAGCTGTGTCCGTGAACAATTCTCAGACAATTCATCTGGCCAACACGGACCCCAGATATAA GGATTTCACAACGTCTATCAATGAAGTCACCATAGACAGAGAGAACCCTCAGTggtattattattttctttgtGGGGTGAAAGGCATACAG GAGCAGCTGAGTCTGTCTCCTCTAACTGGGCTTCGGTGTGTCGTGGACGGATCGATACCTGCCAGCTCGGGGCTGTCCAGCTCCAGCGCTCTGGTGTGCTGTGCTGGTTTGGTCACAATGGAGGCGAATCAACAGTCTGTTTCCAAA GTAACGTTGGCTGAGACATGTGCCAGGTGTGAACGCTATATAGGAACTGAAGGAGGAGGGATGGATCAGTCCATATCTTTCCTAGCTGAAGAAGGGACG GCGAAGCTGATCGAGTTTAATCCGCTTCGGGCCACTGATGTGAAGCTTCCAGATGGAGCTGTCTTTGTAATTGCCAACAGCTGTGTAGAGATGAACAAGGCAGCTTCATCACACTTCAACATCAGGGTGGTCGAATGCCGGATTGCCACTAAG GTACTGGGTAAGGTTAGGGGTCTGGACTGGACTGGTCTTCAGAAGCTAGGAGAACTGCAGACAGAGCTGGGGTTGAGCCTTGAGAAGATGCTAGGATTGGTGGAGGAGGTCCTTCACCCTGAGCCCTACAGCAGAGATGAGGTCTGCAAGATTCTGGGAATCACAGCTGAGTATTTCTCTACCAGTATCCTCAGCGCTAACACACAGCATG AAGTGAGCCACTTCAAGCTGTACCAGCGGGCCAGGCATGTGTACGCCGAGGCCGCCCGTGTGCTGCGCTTCAAAGCCGTGTGTGACTCGGCGCCTGCCACGGCCGTCCCAGAGCTGGGCCAGCTGATGAACCAGAGCCACGCCAGCTGCAGGGACCTGTATGAGTGCAGCTGCCCGGAGCTGGACCAGCTGGTCGACATTTgcct GCAGGCCGGTGCTGTTGGGTCCAGGTTGACAGGTGCTGGATGGGGAGGCTGCACTGTTTCCATGGTACCCGTTGAAAGAATGGATTCTTTTCTCCGCACAGTGAAGGAGCAGTACTACAAGCCCGATGCTCGGCGAGCTGCTCTGTTAAAGCAGAGCCTTTTTACAACAAggccagggggaggggccaccATTTTCACAGAGGAATAA
- the cops2 gene encoding COP9 signalosome complex subunit 2 translates to MSDMEDDFMCDDEEDYDLEYSEDSNSEPNVDLENQYYNSKALKEDDPKAALSSFQKVLELEGEKGEWGFKALKQMIKINFKLTNFPEMMNRYKQLLTYIRSAVTRNYSEKSINSILDYISTSKQMDLLQEFYETTLEALKDAKNDRLWFKTNTKLGKLYLEREEYGKLQKILRQLHQSCQTDDGEDDLKKGTQLLEIYALEIQMYTAQKNNKKLKALYEQSLHIKSAIPHPLIMGVIRECGGKMHLREGEFEKAHTDFFEAFKNYDESGSPRRTTCLKYLVLANMLMKSGINPFDSQEAKPYKNDPEILAMTNLVSAYQNNDITEFEKILKTNHSNIMDDPFIREHIEELLRNIRTQVLIKLIKPYTRIHIPFISKELNIDVADVESLLVQCILDNTINGRIDQVNQLLELDHQKRGGARYTALDKWTNQLNSLNQAIVSKLA, encoded by the exons ATGTCCGACATGGAAGATGATTTCATGTGCGACGATGAAGAGGATTATGATCTg GAATATTCGGAGGACAGCAACTCTGAGCCAAATGTTGACCTGGAGAATCAGTATTATAATTCAAAAGCCCTAAAAGAAGATGATCCCAAAGCAGCTTTAAGTAGCTTTCAGAAG GTGCTGGAACTTGAAGGTGAAAAAGGAGAATGGGGTTTCAAAGCACTGAAACAGATGATTAAAATAAATTTCAAGCTG ACGAACTTTCCTGAAATGATGAACCGTTACAAGCAACTCTTGACATATATACGAAGTGCTGTAACAAGGAACTACTCTGAGAAATCCATCAACTCCATTCTAGATTACATTTCAACTTCCAAACAG ATGGATTTGCTTCAGGAGTTTTATGAGACTACTCTAGAGGCATTAAAAGATGCAAAAAATGACAGACTGTGGTTTAAAACCAACACTAAG TTGGGGAAGTTGTACTtggagagggaggagtatgGAAAACTACAAAAAATTCTCAGACAGTTGCACCAGTCATGTCAG ACAGATGATGGTGAAGATGACCTAAAAAAAGGCACACAGTTGTTAGAGATCTATGCTTTGGAAATCCAGATGTACACagcacaaaaaaacaacaagaaGCTGAAAGCGCTATACGAACAGTCCTTACACATTAAGTCAGCAATCCCACATCCACTCATTATGGGAGTCATCCGAG AATGTGGTGGAAAAATGCATCTAAGGGAGGGAGAATTTGAGAAGGCGCACACAGACTTTTTTGAGGCATTCAAAAATTACGATGAATCGGGAAGCCCCAGGCGAACGACTTGTTTAAAGTACTTGGTCCTGGCAAACATGCTGATGAAGTCAGGAATAAATCCATTTGATTCTCAAGAG GCAAAACCATACAAAAATGACCCAGAAATTCTAGCAATGACCAACTTGGTAAG TGCCTACCAGAACAATGACATCACAGAATTTGAGAAAATCTTGAAAACAAATCACAGCAACATAATGGATGATCCCTTCATCAGAGAACATATTGAGG AATTGTTACGGAACATAAGAACACAAGTGCTCATCAAATTAATTAAGCCTTACACTAGAATACACATACCCTTTATTTCAAAG GAGCTGAATATTGATGTTGCAGATGTGGAAAGTTTGCTTGTGCAGTGTATACTGGACAA CACGATCAATGGACGGATTGACCAGGTTAACCAGCTGCTGGAGCTTGATCACCAGAAAAGAGGAGGAGCTCGATACACAGCCCTAGACAAATGGACCAATCAGCTGAATTCTCTTAACCAGGCCATCGTCAGTAAATTAGCTTGA
- the galk2 gene encoding N-acetylgalactosamine kinase isoform X2, with protein sequence MSADGLQLRRLFNVCTVQYISVLMEKNPPNIKVLISADQRLQRLKEAFHVKYEEFPLFYACAPGRVNLIGEHIDYCGYAVLPMAIEQNILAAVSVNNSQTIHLANTDPRYKDFTTSINEVTIDRENPQWYYYFLCGVKGIQEQLSLSPLTGLRCVVDGSIPASSGLSSSSALVCCAGLVTMEANQQSVSKVTLAETCARCERYIGTEGGGMDQSISFLAEEGTAKLIEFNPLRATDVKLPDGAVFVIANSCVEMNKAASSHFNIRVVECRIATKVLGKVRGLDWTGLQKLGELQTELGLSLEKMLGLVEEVLHPEPYSRDEVCKILGITAEYFSTSILSANTQHVSHFKLYQRARHVYAEAARVLRFKAVCDSAPATAVPELGQLMNQSHASCRDLYECSCPELDQLVDICLQAGAVGSRLTGAGWGGCTVSMVPVERMDSFLRTVKEQYYKPDARRAALLKQSLFTTRPGGGATIFTEE encoded by the exons ATGTCAGCTGATGGACTGCAGTTAAGAAGACTTTTTAATGTGTGCACGGTACAATATATCAGTGTCCTGATGGAAAAGAACCCACCAAATATCAAGGTGCTGATCAGTGCCGACCAAAG ATTACAGAGACTGAAAGAGGCGTTTCATGTAAAATATGAAGAATTCCCTCTCTTCTACGCCTGTGCTCCTGGGAGAGTGAATTTGATAG GAGAACACATTGACTACTGTGGCTATGCTGTCCTCCCCATGGCCATCGAGCAGAATATCCTCGCAGCTGTGTCCGTGAACAATTCTCAGACAATTCATCTGGCCAACACGGACCCCAGATATAA GGATTTCACAACGTCTATCAATGAAGTCACCATAGACAGAGAGAACCCTCAGTggtattattattttctttgtGGGGTGAAAGGCATACAG GAGCAGCTGAGTCTGTCTCCTCTAACTGGGCTTCGGTGTGTCGTGGACGGATCGATACCTGCCAGCTCGGGGCTGTCCAGCTCCAGCGCTCTGGTGTGCTGTGCTGGTTTGGTCACAATGGAGGCGAATCAACAGTCTGTTTCCAAA GTAACGTTGGCTGAGACATGTGCCAGGTGTGAACGCTATATAGGAACTGAAGGAGGAGGGATGGATCAGTCCATATCTTTCCTAGCTGAAGAAGGGACG GCGAAGCTGATCGAGTTTAATCCGCTTCGGGCCACTGATGTGAAGCTTCCAGATGGAGCTGTCTTTGTAATTGCCAACAGCTGTGTAGAGATGAACAAGGCAGCTTCATCACACTTCAACATCAGGGTGGTCGAATGCCGGATTGCCACTAAG GTACTGGGTAAGGTTAGGGGTCTGGACTGGACTGGTCTTCAGAAGCTAGGAGAACTGCAGACAGAGCTGGGGTTGAGCCTTGAGAAGATGCTAGGATTGGTGGAGGAGGTCCTTCACCCTGAGCCCTACAGCAGAGATGAGGTCTGCAAGATTCTGGGAATCACAGCTGAGTATTTCTCTACCAGTATCCTCAGCGCTAACACACAGCATG TGAGCCACTTCAAGCTGTACCAGCGGGCCAGGCATGTGTACGCCGAGGCCGCCCGTGTGCTGCGCTTCAAAGCCGTGTGTGACTCGGCGCCTGCCACGGCCGTCCCAGAGCTGGGCCAGCTGATGAACCAGAGCCACGCCAGCTGCAGGGACCTGTATGAGTGCAGCTGCCCGGAGCTGGACCAGCTGGTCGACATTTgcct GCAGGCCGGTGCTGTTGGGTCCAGGTTGACAGGTGCTGGATGGGGAGGCTGCACTGTTTCCATGGTACCCGTTGAAAGAATGGATTCTTTTCTCCGCACAGTGAAGGAGCAGTACTACAAGCCCGATGCTCGGCGAGCTGCTCTGTTAAAGCAGAGCCTTTTTACAACAAggccagggggaggggccaccATTTTCACAGAGGAATAA